The nucleotide window TGGCAGGCGCTGCGCCGCAGCGGCACTCAACGGCGCAGCGGACAATGAGGTTTCGGTCATGAACGCTCACGAAATAGCAATATCGGGGCCGAGGCCCGGACGTGGTGTCGACGCCGGTCGGATCGACGCGTCGCGCGCCTAGGCATTGAGCAGCTCGACGAGGGCTTCGCCATAGCGCTCGATTTTCGCTTCGCCGAGACCGGTAATATCGGCCAGCCCTTCACGATGTCGCGGACGGCGCTGTGCGAGTTCGCGCAGGGTGCGGTCATGCAGGATAACGTAAGCCGGCACCTGCTGTGTCTTGGCCATGTCCTGCCGCCAGGCGCGCAGCGTTTCGAACAGTTTCTGATCGGCAACGTCGAGCTCGATTGCCGGCGCCGAGGCGTAACCGGCAAACCGCCCCTTCTTGCCCACGGCGGCGCGCTGACGTCGCAGCATCAGCGTCGTTTCTCCCTTGAGCACCGGCTTGGCCGCCGCGTTGAGCGTGAGCGCACCGTACTGGCTGCTGTCCGGCTCGATCAGGCCGTGGGCGATCAGTTGGCGGAAGACGGCGCGCCAACCCTGATCGTCGAGTTCACCGCCCACGCCGAATGTCGGCAGCGACTCATGACCGAACATGCGGATTTTGTCGGTACTGCGCCCGCGCAGCAGATCGATGAGGTGACCGGCGCCGAAACGCTGGCCCGTGCGGAGAATCGCCGAGAGGGCCTTTTGAGCGGCGACGGTCCCGTCGAAAACTTCGGGCGGGTTCAGGCAGACGTCGCAGTTGCCGCAAGGCTCGCTCGTCTCGCCGAAATATGACAACAGCACGGTGCGTCGGCAACGCGGCGCCTCGCAATAGCCAAGCAGGGCGTCGAGCTTTTGCCGCTCGATGCGCTTCTGCAGCTCGGGCGCATTCGACTCGTCGATGCGGCTGCGATGGACCACCACGTCGTTCAGCCCGTATGTCATCCAAGCTTCGGCCGGCTCGCCGTCCCGTCCCGCGCGCCCCGTCTCCTGATAGTACGCTTCGAGACTCTTGGGCAGATCCAGATGCGCGACGAAGCGCACGTCCGGCTTGTCGATGCCCATGCCGAAGGCGACCGTGGCCGCCATGACCAGCCCTTCCTCGCGCAGGAACCGCTGCTGGTGCGTGCGTCGGACCTCGGCATCGAGCCCAGCGTGATACGGCAGGGCCGGAATACCCTGAGTCTCGAGCCAGGCTGCCGTCTCCTCCACCTTCTTGCGCGACAGACAGTAGACGATGCCGGCCTCGCCGCGATGCCGCCCGAGAAAGGCGAGCAACTGCTTGCGGGGATTGTCGCGATCGACGATCTCATACCGGATGTTCGGCCGATCGAAACTGGAGACGAAAAGGCGCGCCTCGGTCAGTCCCAGGCGGGTCTGGATCTCGTCGCGCGTCGCGGCATCCGCAGTGGCGGTCAGCGCGATGCGCGGCACGCGCGGATAGCGTTCGTGCAGTGCGGAGAGCTGGATGTACTCCGGGCGGAAGTCGTGGCCCCATTGCGAGACGCAATGCGCTTCGTCGATGGCGAACAGCGCCAGTTGCCCGCGCTCGTCGAGCCGGTCGAGCAGATCGAGAAAGCGCTCGGTCAGCAGGCGCTCGGGCGCGACGTACAGCAGATCGAGCTCGCCGCGTGCGGCGCGGCGCTCGGTATCGAGCGCTTCGTCGAAGCCGAGGCTGGAATTCAGATAGGCGGCGCGCACCCCGGCTTGCAGCAACGCATCGACCTGATCCTGCATGAGTGCGATGAGCGGCGAGACGACGATACCGATACCGGGGCGCAGCAACGCCGGAATCTGATAGCACAGCGACTTGCCGCCGCCGGTGGGCATCAGGACGAGCGCATCGCCCCCGTCGGCCACATGGTCGACGATGGCGGCCTGATCGCCACGGAATGCGTTATAGCCGAATACGGTACGGAGGACTTCGAGTGCGCTTGCCATGGGCGGGAGTATACCGGTTCCCCCCGCACTGCGGCGCGCCAGACGACCCGGATCGCGGGCTCCGCGGCGAATTTTGCGGCGGCGTCCGAGTCTCGCTCGGACACGTCCCGGCGAGACCGGCCGGTACGTTAGAATAGCGGTTTTTCCGCCGTTCCCGACTTACATGAGCGCAACGCACAAGCCCACCGGCCCGATTCTTCGCCGTCTGCTGGGCTATCTCCAGCCCTATTGGCATATGGGCCTGCTGGCCGTTCTTGCCATGGCGCTCGTGGCGGGAACGGAAGCCGCCATCCCGGCCGTTCTCAAGCCGGTGCTCGACAAGGGCTTTTCGGGGGGCGACCCGTGGAAGCTGTGGTACGTGCCTGCCGCGGTCATCGGCCTGGCGGTCATCCGGGGGCTGGCGCAGTATTCGGCCAACTACATGCTCTCCTGGGTGTCGAACCGCGTGCTGCTCGACCTGCGCGTGCGGATGTTCGAGCGTCTGCTGCACGCCCCGGCGGCGTATTTCCAGCGCGAGACGACCAGCACGCTCATCAACGCCATCGTCTACGAAGTCAACCAGGTGCTCGGCGTGCTGACCACGGTGCTCATCACGCTGGTGCGCGACTCGCTCACCGTCGTCGGTCTGCTGGGCTATCTGTTCTATCTGAACTGGCGGCTCACGCTCGTGGTGGCCGTCATTCTGCCGCTCATCGGCTGGCTGGTCGGCAAGATCAACCGTCGTCTGCGCCGCCTGAATCGCGAGCAGCAGACGCTGACCAATGCGCTGTCGTACGTGGTCGAAGAGGCGGTGGGCGGCTACAAGGTCGTGAAGATCCACAACGGCGAAGCCTACGAAAAGTCGCGTTTCGACAAGATGACCGGCACGCTGCGCGGTTACGCCATGCGCGTGACTGTGTCGGGCGGGCTTGCCCAACCGGTCACGCAGGCGCTCGCGTCGCTCGCGCTGGCCATCGTCATCACAGTGGCGATGATCGAATCGTCATCGGGCGAGATGACCGTGGGTGGCTTCACCGCCTTCGTGACAGCGTTGCTGCTGGTGGTCTCGCCGCTCAAGCATCTGATGGACGTCAACCAGCCGCTGCAACGCGGTGTGACGGCCGCCGAGCTGATTTTCGACGTGATGGACGTGGAAGTCGAGCCCACGGGCGGCGATCGCCGGCTCGAGCGCGCCAAGGGGCGCGTGACGTTCGATCAGGTGAGCTTCAATTACGGTGCGGCCGAGCGTCCGACGCTCGACAGGATTTCGCTCGATGTCGCGCCCGGCGAGATGGTGGCGCTGGTGGGGCCGTCCGGCAGCGGCAAGACGACACTGGTCAATCTGGTGCCGCGCTTCTTCGATCCTACCGGCGGGCGCATTCTGCTCGACGATATGCCGCTCGACGAACTACGTCTGGCCGACCTGCGCAGCCAGATCGCGTTCGTGAGCCAGGACGTGGTGCTGTTCAACGACACCATCGCCGCGAACGTGGCCTACGGTCAGGAAATCGATCCGGAGCGCGTGCAGGCGGCGCTGCGGGCGGCCAATCTCGCCGATGCGGTCGCGGCCATGCCCGACGGCGTGCAGACGATGGTGGGCGACAATGGCATGCGCCTATCGGGTGGCCAGCGTCAGCGCCTGGCGATTGCCCGCGCGATCTACAAGGACGCACCGATTCTGATCCTCGACGAAGCGACCTCCGCCCTCGACTCGGAGTCCGAGCGTCACGTGCAGGCGGCGCTCGAGGTACTGATGGAAGGGCGCACCACGCTGGTGATCGCGCACCGTCTGTCGACCATCGAGCGCGCCGATCGCATCGTGGTGCTGGAACATGGCCGCATCGTGGAGCAGGGCTCGCACAACGAACTGGTGGCGCATAATGGCCTTTACGCCCATTTGCACCGTATCCAGTACGCCCAGCAACAGGAAGCCTGAGGGCGTTCCTTGCGTCGCAGGCGCCAGGGACCTGCCCCGCCCGTCAATGAGGAGAACACGATGCGCCAACCACCGATCAGTCGCTTTCCCGTACCGGATCTCGCCGGGCTGCCGGCCGATATCCGGGCGCGCATCGACGAAGTGCAGGAAAAGGCGGGGTTCGTGCCCAATGTATTCCTGACGCTGGCGCATCGCCCCGACGAATTCCGGGCATTTTTCGCCTATCACGATGCCCTCATGCTCAAGGATGGCCATCTGAGCAAGGGCGAGCGCGAAATGATCGTGGTCGCAACCAGCGCGGCGAATCAGTGTCTGTATTGCGTGGTGGCGCATGGCGCGCTGGTGCGCATCTACGAGAAGCAGCCGTTGCTGGCCGACCAGGTGGCGGTCAACTATTTGAAGGCGGACCTCACGCCGCGCCAGAAGGCGATACTCGCGTATGCCATGAAGGTGTGCGAGCGCTCGCACGAAGTAAGCGACGACGATTACGCCACGCTGCGTGCGCACGGTCTTGACGACGAGGACATTTGGGACATCGCCGCGATCACGGCTTTCTTCGGGATGTCCAACCGTCTGGCCAATGCGATTTCGATGCGCCCGAACGACGAATTCTTCCTGATGGGGCGCGTGCCGCGCAGCCGCTGACCCGACTTCCCAACCCATTTCGACACTTATGATCTTTGTGACAGGCGGCGCTGGCTTTATTGGCGCGAACTTCGTTCTGGACTGGCTCTCGCAACACGACGAGCCCGTCGTTACCATCGACAAGCTGACCTACGCCGGCAATCTGGCGAATCTGGCAAGTCTGGAACATGATTCCCGCCACCACTTCGCGCAGGTCGATATTTGCGATCGCGTGGCGCTTGATCGCTTGTATGCCGAGCATCGTCCGCGCGCGGTGCTGCATTTCGCCGCCGAGAGCCACGTTGATCGCTCGATCCACGGCCCGGGCGATTTCGTGCAGACGAACATTGTCGGCACGTTCACGATGCTCGAAGCCGCGCGTGCCTACTGGGGCTCGCTCGCGGGCGAAGCGCGCGACGCCTTTCGTTTCCTGCATGTGTCGACCGACGAAGTCTACGGTTCGCTGAGCCCGACCGATCCGGCCTTCACCGAAACGACGCCGTACGCACCCAACAGTCCGTACTCGGCCTCGAAGGCCGGCTCCGATCATCTGGTGCGCGCGTACCACCACACCTACGGCCTGCCGGTGCTCACGACCAACTGCTCGAACAACTACGGCCCTTACCAGTTCCCCGAGAAGCTGATTCCGCTAGTGATCGCGAATGCCGTCGCGGGCAAACCCCTGCCGATCTACGGCGACGGCAGCAACGTGCGCGACTGGTTGTACGTCGGCGATCATTGCTCGGCGATTCGCGAAGTGCTCGCCAGGGGAGCGCCGGGCGAGGTGTACAACGTGGGGGGCTGGAACGAGCAGAACAATCTGTCGGTGGTGAACCATCTGTGCAAGTTGCTCGACGAACTGTCTCCGCGCGCCGATGGCAAGTCGTACACCGACCAGATCACGTTCGTCACCGACCGCCCCGGCCATGATCGCCGCTACGCCATCGATGCGCGCAAGCTCGAGCGCGAACTGGGTTGGCGCCCGGCCGAGACCTTCGAGACTGGCATGCGCAAGACGGTTCAGTGGTACCTCGCCAATGGCGAGTGGGTGCGCCAGGTGCAATCGGGCGAATATCAGCGCTGGATCGAGACGCACTATCGTAGGAACGACTGAGGCACGTATGGGCATTCAACGCAAAGGCATCATTCTGGCCGGAGGCTCGGGCACGCGCCTGTACCCCGCCACGCTGGCCGTCTCCAAGCAACTGCTGCCGGTGTACGACAAGCCGATGATCTATTACCCGCTCACCACGCTGATGCTGGCGGGGATTCGCGACGTATTGGTCATCTCGACGCCGCAGGACACGCCGCGGTTCGAGCAATTGCTCGGCGATGGCAGCCAGTGGGGGCTGAACCTGCAATATGCCGTGCAGCCGTCGCCGGACGGCCTGGCGCAGGCGTTCCTCATCGGGGCGGACTTCATCGGCCGCGACCCTTGTGCACTGGTGCTTGGCGACAACCTGTTCTACGGGCACGACTTCGCGGGTTTGCTGTCCGCGGCCAACGCACAGCAGGAAGGTGCGTCCGTATTTGCATATCCGGTGCACGATCCCGAGCGCTATGGCGTGGTGACGTTCGACGAGGCCGGCAAGGCGATCGAGCTCGTCGAGAAGCCCAAGGAGCCGAAGTCGCGTTACGCCGTCACGGGGCTTTACTTTTGCGATAACGACGTGATCGACATCGCGCGCGCCATCAAACCGTCCGCGCGAGGTGAGCTGGAGATTACCGACGTCAACAACGAGTACCTGCGCCGCGGCAAGCTCAATGTGCAGATCATGGGGCGGGGTTACGCATGGCTCGACACCGGCACGCATGAATCGATGCTGGAGGCCAGTACCTTCATTCAGACCATTGAAAGCCGTCAGGGTCTCAAGGTCGCCTGTCCGGAAGAGATCGCCTATCGACGTGGGTGGATCTCGGCGTCGGATATCGAAACGCTGGCGCAGCCGCTCGCGAAGACCGGCTACGGCCAGTATCTGCTGGCGATGTTGCGAGAGCGCGTTTTCTGACCGCCCTCACCTTTAGGTCTTTTTATGCAACTGATTGCTACCGCCATTCCCGACGTCAAGGTCGTCGAGCCGAAAGTGTTCGGCGATACCCGGGGCTATTTCTTCGAGAGCTTCAACCAGCGCAACTTCGACACCGCGCTGGGCGAGACGCTCACGTTCGTGCAGGACAACCAGTCGCGGTCGGCGCGCGGCGTGCTGCGCGGGTTGCACTATCAGGTGCAGCAGCCGCAAGGCAAGCTCGTGCGCGTGCTTCAGGGGGAGATCTACGACGTGGCCGTCGACATCCGCGAAGGCTCGCCGACCTTCGGCAAGTGGGTCGCCGAAGTGCTGAGTGCCGAGAACAAGAAGCAGCTGTGGATTCCCGCGGGGTTTGCCCATGGATTCGTCGTGACGTCGGAGACGGCCGAGGTGCTGTACAAGACGACCGACTATTGGGCGCCGCAATTCGAGCGTTGCATCCGCTGGGACGATCCGACGCTGGCGATTCCCTGGCCGCTGGAGGGCATCACGCCGCTCGTCTCCGACAAGGACCGACAGGGCATGCTGTTCGCGGACTACCGGCACGAAGGTTGATGTCGCGACGGGGCGTCGCTTGCCCCGTCAGGTCCTGGTGTCCGATCCGCATCGGCCGCCGTGGTGCTCGCGTCAACCGACCGAGAGCCCGGCGGCCGATTCATTTTTTGGCTACGGAGTGGCGCCGGGGGTGTCGGCGCCGGCGTCTGCCGCCATTGCCGACGTCTCGCCCGTCACCCGAAGTACGCGGACGTGACGCAGCCCGAGCGGGGCGAAGTGCGCGGCGAGTGCGTCGGCGACCGTCTGCGACGCCCGTTCCATGGCGCCATCGGTCGGCTCGGCAGAGTATGCGGGCGGCGCCGGTTCAGGTTGGGTTTCGACGGTCACGTCGGCCTCCAGCCTGTTGTTCAGATAGTGCAGATTGACGTCGCGCAGGGCCAGGCCATTGGCCCGGCACAGGACTTCGGCCGCGCCCACGACCACGGCGCGCGCCGGCCACTCCTGCAAGGCGGTGCCCTTGGCGTCGCTCTCCGGATCGACGTGCACGAGCACGTCGAGAATCTGCGGCTCGCGCATGACGGCGGCGCGAGCCTGTTCGGCGATGTAGTGCCCTTCGGATACCGACAGCCGGGCGTCGACGAGCACGTGCACATCGACGACAATCTCGTCGCCCATGCGTCGCGTGCGCAGCATGTCGAGCGCACGCACGCCGGGTGTGGCGAGCAGACGTTCGCGAATCGTGATGGTGGTGGCGTCATCCACGCCGCGGTCGATGAGATCCTGCAAGGCGTTCCAGCCGAACTTCCAGCCGGTGCGCCCGATCATCAGCCCCACGAGAGCGGCCGCGAGCGGGTCGAGAATGCGATAGCCGGCAAGGTTGCCAAGGATGCCGCACGCGACCACGAGCGACGACAGGGCGTCGGAGCGGGCGTGCCAGGCGTTGGCGACGAGCATTGCCGAGCGCACGCGCTGGGCTGCGCGCAGCATGTAACGAAACAGGCCTTCCTTGCTCACCAGCACGAACACCGCGACCAGCAGGGCAATCATGTGGACTTCCGGAATTTCCTCCGGATGCAGCAAACGCTCGATGCCCCGCCACAACATGCCGGCGCCCACGGCGAGCAGGATCGCGCCGAGAAACAGCGAGGCCGCGTTTTCGTAGCGGCTGTGTCCGTACGGGTGATCGGCGTCCGGCGCGCGCGCGCTGCCACGGGCGGCGGCGAGCACCACGAAATCGGACACGATGTCCGACAGCGAGTGAATCCCGTCGGCGATCAGCGCCTGCGAGCGCGCGAAAATGCCCACGACGATCTGCGCCGCCGTGAGCACCACATTGACCCAGATGCTCACCCAGGTCGAGTGACGTGCAACCGCGTGCTTGTCGAGCGCCTCGCTCGATGCCGCAAGATTGTCGTAGTTCGTGTAAGGCATGGCGTCGGCGCGAACGAGGGATAAGACCCGTTACATCAGAATGATGTCGTACTGCTCCTGGTGGAACGTCGATTCCACTTGCAGCGAGATGGGCTTGCCGATGAAGTCGATGAGCATCGCCAGATGCTGCGACTCCTCTTCGAGGAACAGGTCGACGACTTCCTGCGAGGCGATCAGACGAAACTCGCGCGGGTTGAACTGGCGCGATTCGCGCAGGATTTCGCGCAGGATGTCATAGCACAGCGTACGTGGCGTTTTCACCTGGCCCTTGCCCTGGCACACAGCACATGGCTCGCACAGCACGTGGGCGAGCGATTCTCGCGTGCGCTTGCGCGTCATCTCGACCAGCCCCAATTGCGAGAAGCCATTCACGGTGATGCGGGTGCGGTCCCGGGCGAGCGCCTTCTTCAGCTCGGCAAGCACCGAGTCGCGATGCTCGGCACTTTCCATGTCGATGAAGTCGATGATGATGATCCCGCCCAGGTTGCGCAGCCGCAACTGGCGCGCAATCATCAGCGCCGCTTCGAGGTTCGTCTTGAAGATCGTGTCGTCGAAGTTGCGCGCACCGACGTAGCCGCCGGTGTTCACATC belongs to Pandoraea pnomenusa and includes:
- the recQ gene encoding DNA helicase RecQ; translation: MASALEVLRTVFGYNAFRGDQAAIVDHVADGGDALVLMPTGGGKSLCYQIPALLRPGIGIVVSPLIALMQDQVDALLQAGVRAAYLNSSLGFDEALDTERRAARGELDLLYVAPERLLTERFLDLLDRLDERGQLALFAIDEAHCVSQWGHDFRPEYIQLSALHERYPRVPRIALTATADAATRDEIQTRLGLTEARLFVSSFDRPNIRYEIVDRDNPRKQLLAFLGRHRGEAGIVYCLSRKKVEETAAWLETQGIPALPYHAGLDAEVRRTHQQRFLREEGLVMAATVAFGMGIDKPDVRFVAHLDLPKSLEAYYQETGRAGRDGEPAEAWMTYGLNDVVVHRSRIDESNAPELQKRIERQKLDALLGYCEAPRCRRTVLLSYFGETSEPCGNCDVCLNPPEVFDGTVAAQKALSAILRTGQRFGAGHLIDLLRGRSTDKIRMFGHESLPTFGVGGELDDQGWRAVFRQLIAHGLIEPDSSQYGALTLNAAAKPVLKGETTLMLRRQRAAVGKKGRFAGYASAPAIELDVADQKLFETLRAWRQDMAKTQQVPAYVILHDRTLRELAQRRPRHREGLADITGLGEAKIERYGEALVELLNA
- the rfbB gene encoding dTDP-glucose 4,6-dehydratase, with translation MIFVTGGAGFIGANFVLDWLSQHDEPVVTIDKLTYAGNLANLASLEHDSRHHFAQVDICDRVALDRLYAEHRPRAVLHFAAESHVDRSIHGPGDFVQTNIVGTFTMLEAARAYWGSLAGEARDAFRFLHVSTDEVYGSLSPTDPAFTETTPYAPNSPYSASKAGSDHLVRAYHHTYGLPVLTTNCSNNYGPYQFPEKLIPLVIANAVAGKPLPIYGDGSNVRDWLYVGDHCSAIREVLARGAPGEVYNVGGWNEQNNLSVVNHLCKLLDELSPRADGKSYTDQITFVTDRPGHDRRYAIDARKLERELGWRPAETFETGMRKTVQWYLANGEWVRQVQSGEYQRWIETHYRRND
- a CDS encoding peroxidase-related enzyme, which translates into the protein MRQPPISRFPVPDLAGLPADIRARIDEVQEKAGFVPNVFLTLAHRPDEFRAFFAYHDALMLKDGHLSKGEREMIVVATSAANQCLYCVVAHGALVRIYEKQPLLADQVAVNYLKADLTPRQKAILAYAMKVCERSHEVSDDDYATLRAHGLDDEDIWDIAAITAFFGMSNRLANAISMRPNDEFFLMGRVPRSR
- the msbA gene encoding lipid A export permease/ATP-binding protein MsbA; translated protein: MSATHKPTGPILRRLLGYLQPYWHMGLLAVLAMALVAGTEAAIPAVLKPVLDKGFSGGDPWKLWYVPAAVIGLAVIRGLAQYSANYMLSWVSNRVLLDLRVRMFERLLHAPAAYFQRETTSTLINAIVYEVNQVLGVLTTVLITLVRDSLTVVGLLGYLFYLNWRLTLVVAVILPLIGWLVGKINRRLRRLNREQQTLTNALSYVVEEAVGGYKVVKIHNGEAYEKSRFDKMTGTLRGYAMRVTVSGGLAQPVTQALASLALAIVITVAMIESSSGEMTVGGFTAFVTALLLVVSPLKHLMDVNQPLQRGVTAAELIFDVMDVEVEPTGGDRRLERAKGRVTFDQVSFNYGAAERPTLDRISLDVAPGEMVALVGPSGSGKTTLVNLVPRFFDPTGGRILLDDMPLDELRLADLRSQIAFVSQDVVLFNDTIAANVAYGQEIDPERVQAALRAANLADAVAAMPDGVQTMVGDNGMRLSGGQRQRLAIARAIYKDAPILILDEATSALDSESERHVQAALEVLMEGRTTLVIAHRLSTIERADRIVVLEHGRIVEQGSHNELVAHNGLYAHLHRIQYAQQQEA
- a CDS encoding cation diffusion facilitator family transporter; this encodes MPYTNYDNLAASSEALDKHAVARHSTWVSIWVNVVLTAAQIVVGIFARSQALIADGIHSLSDIVSDFVVLAAARGSARAPDADHPYGHSRYENAASLFLGAILLAVGAGMLWRGIERLLHPEEIPEVHMIALLVAVFVLVSKEGLFRYMLRAAQRVRSAMLVANAWHARSDALSSLVVACGILGNLAGYRILDPLAAALVGLMIGRTGWKFGWNALQDLIDRGVDDATTITIRERLLATPGVRALDMLRTRRMGDEIVVDVHVLVDARLSVSEGHYIAEQARAAVMREPQILDVLVHVDPESDAKGTALQEWPARAVVVGAAEVLCRANGLALRDVNLHYLNNRLEADVTVETQPEPAPPAYSAEPTDGAMERASQTVADALAAHFAPLGLRHVRVLRVTGETSAMAADAGADTPGATP
- the rfbA gene encoding glucose-1-phosphate thymidylyltransferase RfbA; translated protein: MQRKGIILAGGSGTRLYPATLAVSKQLLPVYDKPMIYYPLTTLMLAGIRDVLVISTPQDTPRFEQLLGDGSQWGLNLQYAVQPSPDGLAQAFLIGADFIGRDPCALVLGDNLFYGHDFAGLLSAANAQQEGASVFAYPVHDPERYGVVTFDEAGKAIELVEKPKEPKSRYAVTGLYFCDNDVIDIARAIKPSARGELEITDVNNEYLRRGKLNVQIMGRGYAWLDTGTHESMLEASTFIQTIESRQGLKVACPEEIAYRRGWISASDIETLAQPLAKTGYGQYLLAMLRERVF
- the rfbC gene encoding dTDP-4-dehydrorhamnose 3,5-epimerase, translated to MQLIATAIPDVKVVEPKVFGDTRGYFFESFNQRNFDTALGETLTFVQDNQSRSARGVLRGLHYQVQQPQGKLVRVLQGEIYDVAVDIREGSPTFGKWVAEVLSAENKKQLWIPAGFAHGFVVTSETAEVLYKTTDYWAPQFERCIRWDDPTLAIPWPLEGITPLVSDKDRQGMLFADYRHEG